The genome window GGGTGGTGCTCCTTCAGGGGTGGCGAGGTGGTACAGGACGCGGCCGCCCGGGACGTGCCCGGACGGCCGCGCGAAGGCTCCGTCAGCCCTTGACGGCGCCGGTGAGACCGCCGACGATCCGTCGCTCGAAGAGCGAGAAGAAGATCAGCGCCGGGATCATCGACAGCGACGTGAACGCCAGCACCCGGGCGGTGTCGACCGAGTACTGCGAGGCGAACGACTGCACGCCGAGCGGCAGCGTGTACATCATCTCGTCGTTGAGGATGAACAGGGGCAGCATGTAGCTGTTCCAGCTCGCGACGAAGGCGAGGATCCCGACCGTCACGACGCCCGGGATCGACAGCGGGACGACCATGCGGAAGAAGAACCCGAGACGGCTCGCGCCGTCGATCGACGCGGCCTCCTCCAGCTCCTTGGGGATCGCCCGCAGGAACGGCACGAGGATGATGATCGTGGTCGGCAGGGCGAACGCGATCTGCGGGAGGATGATCCCCGCGAGCGAGTTCATGAGCCCGAGGTTCTTGATGAGGATGTACAGCGGCGTGATCGCCACCGTCATCGGGAACATCAGGCCCGCCGCGAACAGCGAGTACATCGCGGGCTGCGCCTTGAAGTCGTACCGCGCGAGCACGAAGCTCGCCATGACCCCGAGGATGACCACGCCGACCGTGGTCGCGATGGCGCAGATCGCGGAGTTCGCGGCCTGCTGCCAGAAGATCGAGCTGTTGAGCACCGACGAGTAGTTGCCCCACTCCCAGGTGCTGGGGAAGCCCGACGGGTCCATGGTGATCTGCGAGTTGGTCCGCAGGCCCCCGAGGATGATGAACGCCACGGGGCCGATGCACACCCCCACGAGCAGCCACGCGACGACGTACACCAGCGGGTTGACCCGCTCGAGCTTGCTCTTGCGCCTCGTCGGCGTCTGCGTCGGTGCCGGGGTTGCCTGGACGGCGATGGCAGCCATCACTTCTTCCCTCCCGTGAGCGCGCCCTCGGTGTCGCGGCGGAGCACGAAGCGCTGGTAGGTCAGCGCGATGACCAGCGAGATGATGAACAGGACGACGGCGACGGCGTTGCCGAAGCCGTAGTTCCCGGCGTTGCGCCCGTTGAGGACCATGTAGGTGGCCATCGTCGAGGTGCCGGCCGTGGCGGACACGTACTGACCCCAGATGATGTAGACGAGGTCGAACAGCTGCAGCGAGCCGATGATCGACAGGAACGCCCAGATCCGCACCGTCGGGCCGAGCAGGGGCAGCGTGATGCGGCGCTGCGCCTGCCAGTAGGTCGCGCCGTCGATCGCGGCGGCCTCGTGCAGCTCCTCGGGGATCGACTGCAGACCCGCGAGGAACAGGATGACCGCGAAGCCCACGTACTTCCACGTGATGATGAGCATCAGCGACCAGATCGCGACGTCGGGGTCGGACAGCCAGTCGACCGCCCAGCCCTCGAGCCCGATCTTCTCCAGGAAGCCGTTGACGGCGCCCGTGGTCTGGAGCATCAGGCTCCAGCCGGTACCGACGATGACCTCGGAGACGACGTAGGGCACGAAGATGAGCACGCGGATCAGCGAGCGTCCGCGGATCTTGCGGTTCAGCAGCAGCGCGAGGATCACCGCCGCGGGGCCCTGCATGACCAGCGACATCACGACGATGAAGCCGTTGTGCAGCAGCGCCTCGTGGAACGTCGTGTCCTGCAGGATCGTGACGTAGTTCTCGAGCCCGACGAAGTCGGTGGGAGCGC of Cellulomonas dongxiuzhuiae contains these proteins:
- a CDS encoding carbohydrate ABC transporter permease, whose translation is MAAIAVQATPAPTQTPTRRKSKLERVNPLVYVVAWLLVGVCIGPVAFIILGGLRTNSQITMDPSGFPSTWEWGNYSSVLNSSIFWQQAANSAICAIATTVGVVILGVMASFVLARYDFKAQPAMYSLFAAGLMFPMTVAITPLYILIKNLGLMNSLAGIILPQIAFALPTTIIILVPFLRAIPKELEEAASIDGASRLGFFFRMVVPLSIPGVVTVGILAFVASWNSYMLPLFILNDEMMYTLPLGVQSFASQYSVDTARVLAFTSLSMIPALIFFSLFERRIVGGLTGAVKG
- a CDS encoding carbohydrate ABC transporter permease, whose amino-acid sequence is MSDSQGENALATTPSPAGRSAIGDGATTAPSPVRRTRRTDWRKHAEIALLAGPAIIMFVAFVIFPVVMAAYYGFFKWKGYGAPTDFVGLENYVTILQDTTFHEALLHNGFIVVMSLVMQGPAAVILALLLNRKIRGRSLIRVLIFVPYVVSEVIVGTGWSLMLQTTGAVNGFLEKIGLEGWAVDWLSDPDVAIWSLMLIITWKYVGFAVILFLAGLQSIPEELHEAAAIDGATYWQAQRRITLPLLGPTVRIWAFLSIIGSLQLFDLVYIIWGQYVSATAGTSTMATYMVLNGRNAGNYGFGNAVAVVLFIISLVIALTYQRFVLRRDTEGALTGGKK